In one window of Saprospiraceae bacterium DNA:
- a CDS encoding HYR domain-containing protein, whose protein sequence is MLNIPTVKQLCCIAGICLLSSLIANRLSGQVFTTISDGDWSNPATWQGGNVPAATIDANDTVNILHYVWYDLPADLSVFGFLEIYLDTLASHPCDGHSITIEPGGRFKITHGALLFGLKCAGANASGTFINKGTVRVNDSYILLPENWDSDGGTRLVTGGCLDIGGSFINDGSADTMVNFCIRLGLNGDGSFLNVDPALSTIHLWNNTKILFRGSTGNFINDGIITGGSISEITHLDVESGNIQNNGTWVFPPATSWCCGGSICQGPLVNAENCDMDAEVCGCIGEVCFVRISCPPMDGGMYSCLSDVPPPNFDLIVPMDSCYDLVYTVSHEITGEGCINDTLFLTRYYIVTDDDGDPSTTDAKDTCIQRFQIVDTTRPTIICPVSILVNCDGDKTPGATGMPTASDLCDAAVTDFTFSDQIILGSCAGNYTINRTWTAADSCGNSTTCLQQINVQDTMRPVINCPSTTTVNCDGSKVPGVTGMPTASDNCHLAVNSFSHSDAINLGGCAGNYTINRTWTATDSCGNSNTCIQQINVQDTMRPVVNCPVAITVNCDGDKSPAVTGMPTANDNCHLAVSDISHTDAIMLGACAGSYTITRTWSASDSCGNTNTCDQLIIVQDTMRPVINCPATTTVNCDADKSPVATGMPTATDNCHLAVSNFSHSDSINPGICSGSYTIIRTWTAVDSCGNTNTCDQSITVQDTMRPLIFCPAPITLNCDGDLSPVTAGMPTAADNCHLAVTNFGHSDLINAGSCSGNYTILRTWTATDSCGNSNACQQMIAVQDSMRPVINCPSAITVNCDADKSPAATGNPTASDNCHSAVTEFTNADQLSPGNCSGNYYINRIWMGTDSCGNTNSCSQLISVIDTARPMIVCPQNLTVNCDGNFEPVVTGEPVVSDNCHLAVTDVSYTDSEISGNCSGNYTLERIWVAFDSCGNGNNCLQLLTVRDTMRPVIQCPQALTINCDENSQPAQTGFPTATDNCAAAVTDFEFSDLRLDGSCSAQYDLMRTWTGRDSCDNAVSCIQWIYVQDTTRPEIICKSTTVYLDANGFAMIVADDVVSSFSDNCAFRDYSVNRNVFTCLDRDATQVMVTANDSCGNSSSCFATVQVLDTIAPILACPSDTSIIAAPGNCKALFSFTITATDQCDVPLISQTDMSGLSSGSLFPEGTTTLSYRATDSKSNTSNCSFEVTIIPDLSTAPPLACKGAVNISLDENCELIITPSMIYLGGDASCYDFLRVILCDPYTKDSLVNFIPKHHLGKSIVAKLVDTIADNSCWSTIYIEDKLAPVIVCRTDTVYCHSLHDKDHTPIHYDNCTASTIRLLDEKYIDLNCIPGYSKLIERKWLAVDEYGNTSDTCVQHIYIKRPDLNLVIFPEPFDVYCADTFPKDLNGLPSPELTGVPTLDGKSIWPADFFYCNYQVTYADTDLGTIQCVRKIMRVWTIREWWCHQEFVASQIQIIQIKDETGPEITHMPYGFDATTGKRDCKARVLLPPIEAVDACHNDLRVDIAYPGGILIDQNGGWVELPKGEDTVYYRVYDACYNVTEVYIVVHVTDHTEPVAVCDRNTVVAITHNGYSWVNAEVFDDGSFDECALHHFEVRRMDVDFCGGVGEDDWGPEVGFCCEDVGKMVMVGFKAIDHSGNEAICMVNVEVQDKDRPLISCPPNITVDCRFDIDREHLEVFGKVVTEQSAREKIVIDPRYWHQIGGHPLDGLAEDNCPPEVIEEQDYGGLNQCGLGYIYRYFTAVDQQGNRSQSCYQVITVTNHNVFDYNDITWPYDYETSDICDPDQLIPERLNAPYDRPRTNDDECSLIGMSYHDHVLSPTIPGDPCFKIIRVWKVIDWCQRDLNNNVLIWQDTQYIKVFNRIDPTIIRVTQDTVVCSYDINCRPIPVSFSIEADDDCTDPKQMLYTYKIDLDSDGTIDVTRSSIGGNVASGTWKLGKHLVKWEVEDRCGNTVKASFTLDLQNCKPPVAYCLNGLSTNLVPMDLDGDGIPDAAMDTIWAKDFDAGSYHNCGYGVKFSFSSDTNETYRIYDCDDRGLQEVEMWVTDENGNTSFCRTFIDIQDNSGFCPPTLTNAKVEGEIMTEAQDRVENVGVELENSGRNEIMTNYDGRYAFEQLPSGTAYELKPKKTDGWLNGVSTADIVKIQRHILGIEPITTGYRMIAADVNRSGEITAKDVSELRRLILGITGEIAGNTSWRFVSSRHVFNDVSNALKESIPESVEISNLYGDMKLDFYAVKVGDLNGTAATKGYQGIHSRSDRILELEMEDRELEAGEETEIELKIANGSQYAGLQFTLEWLKEKMEIVRIEGNKESRVGEDSYATHSMMNGKLPLSWNGEMSDGMELIKLRVKARQQMRLSEVMRLGESITAAISVDKHGEEGKVVLRYNGTTSEVFVVTPNEPNPWNRETVIGFLIPNSGLVKLTVYDVGGKVHLFEQYEKAGGYHEISIPRDKFGQAGVYFYQLDFMNQSQTQKMLILD, encoded by the coding sequence ATGCTAAACATCCCAACAGTAAAGCAGCTATGCTGCATTGCAGGTATTTGCCTGCTTTCAAGTCTGATTGCAAATCGGCTTTCAGGACAAGTATTCACCACTATATCAGATGGAGACTGGAGTAATCCGGCCACATGGCAAGGAGGAAATGTTCCTGCTGCGACCATTGACGCCAACGATACGGTCAATATCCTGCACTACGTTTGGTATGATTTACCGGCTGATTTATCAGTATTTGGCTTTCTGGAAATTTATTTAGATACCCTTGCTTCGCATCCATGCGACGGGCATTCCATTACCATTGAACCGGGTGGCCGATTTAAGATCACTCACGGAGCTTTGCTTTTTGGACTGAAATGTGCCGGTGCAAATGCCTCTGGTACTTTTATCAATAAGGGAACCGTGCGCGTAAACGACAGTTACATTTTGCTGCCTGAAAACTGGGATTCAGATGGGGGTACACGCCTGGTCACGGGTGGATGTTTAGATATAGGAGGCAGTTTCATAAATGACGGAAGCGCCGATACCATGGTTAATTTCTGCATCCGTCTTGGTTTGAATGGGGATGGCAGTTTCCTCAATGTTGACCCGGCTTTGAGTACGATACATTTGTGGAATAATACAAAAATACTTTTCCGGGGATCAACTGGAAATTTTATTAATGATGGGATCATTACGGGTGGTTCGATTTCTGAGATCACGCATCTCGATGTTGAATCCGGTAATATTCAGAACAACGGCACCTGGGTATTTCCTCCTGCAACATCGTGGTGTTGTGGTGGATCCATTTGTCAGGGTCCTTTAGTCAATGCTGAAAATTGTGACATGGATGCTGAGGTTTGTGGTTGCATTGGTGAAGTGTGTTTTGTGAGGATCAGTTGTCCGCCAATGGATGGGGGCATGTATTCCTGTTTAAGCGATGTTCCTCCGCCCAATTTCGATTTAATTGTACCGATGGATTCGTGTTATGACCTTGTTTATACAGTATCTCATGAAATCACAGGAGAAGGATGCATAAACGATACCTTATTTCTGACGCGATATTATATAGTTACGGATGACGATGGTGATCCATCGACTACAGATGCAAAGGATACTTGCATTCAACGTTTTCAAATTGTAGATACAACAAGACCAACGATCATTTGTCCTGTAAGCATTCTTGTCAACTGCGACGGGGACAAAACTCCTGGTGCTACGGGAATGCCTACGGCCAGCGATTTGTGCGATGCGGCAGTAACAGATTTTACTTTTTCTGATCAAATTATTTTGGGTTCCTGTGCTGGTAATTACACGATCAACCGAACGTGGACTGCAGCTGACAGTTGCGGAAACAGCACGACCTGTTTACAACAAATTAATGTTCAGGATACCATGCGTCCGGTTATCAATTGCCCTTCAACGACAACCGTGAATTGCGATGGATCCAAAGTTCCGGGTGTTACCGGAATGCCCACAGCAAGCGATAATTGTCATTTGGCAGTAAACAGTTTTTCGCATTCAGACGCTATTAATTTAGGAGGATGCGCTGGAAATTATACAATCAACCGAACATGGACGGCAACGGATAGTTGTGGAAACAGCAACACATGTATTCAGCAAATCAACGTGCAGGATACCATGCGACCTGTAGTGAATTGTCCGGTAGCTATTACTGTAAACTGCGACGGTGATAAAAGCCCGGCAGTAACAGGTATGCCGACAGCAAATGATAACTGTCATTTGGCAGTAAGTGATATTTCTCATACCGATGCAATCATGTTAGGTGCCTGTGCAGGTTCATATACAATCACGCGGACCTGGAGCGCAAGCGATAGTTGTGGAAATACAAATACTTGTGATCAACTAATTATTGTGCAGGACACCATGCGCCCGGTAATTAATTGCCCGGCAACAACTACTGTGAATTGCGATGCCGATAAAAGTCCGGTTGCAACGGGTATGCCTACGGCTACCGATAACTGTCATTTGGCAGTAAGCAACTTTTCACATTCCGATTCTATCAATCCGGGAATTTGTTCTGGTTCATATACTATCATAAGAACATGGACAGCAGTTGACAGTTGCGGAAATACCAATACCTGTGATCAATCAATAACAGTTCAGGATACCATGAGACCTTTAATCTTTTGCCCGGCTCCAATAACTCTGAATTGTGATGGAGATCTTTCTCCTGTCACTGCCGGGATGCCTACTGCTGCGGATAATTGTCACCTTGCAGTAACCAATTTTGGACACAGTGATTTGATCAATGCAGGTAGTTGTTCCGGAAATTATACGATTTTAAGAACCTGGACCGCTACAGACAGTTGTGGGAATAGCAATGCATGCCAGCAAATGATTGCTGTACAGGATAGCATGAGACCCGTCATTAATTGTCCGTCAGCTATAACCGTCAACTGTGATGCAGATAAAAGCCCGGCTGCCACCGGTAATCCAACAGCTTCTGATAATTGTCATTCGGCCGTTACAGAGTTTACAAATGCTGATCAGTTATCCCCTGGCAACTGTAGCGGGAATTATTACATAAACAGGATCTGGATGGGTACTGACAGTTGTGGAAATACGAACAGTTGTTCGCAATTGATTTCCGTAATTGATACGGCAAGACCGATGATTGTTTGTCCGCAAAATCTCACGGTCAACTGCGATGGGAATTTTGAGCCTGTGGTGACAGGAGAGCCTGTGGTTTCTGATAATTGCCACTTAGCTGTCACAGATGTAAGTTATACAGATTCGGAAATATCAGGAAATTGCTCTGGAAATTATACACTGGAAAGAATTTGGGTTGCCTTCGATAGTTGTGGAAATGGGAACAATTGCCTTCAGTTACTTACAGTTAGAGATACGATGCGACCTGTAATACAATGTCCACAAGCACTAACAATAAATTGTGATGAAAATTCACAACCTGCGCAAACAGGATTCCCTACAGCAACTGACAATTGTGCAGCGGCAGTTACGGATTTTGAATTTTCGGATTTGCGATTGGATGGATCCTGCAGCGCTCAATATGACTTGATGAGGACCTGGACGGGTAGAGACAGTTGTGACAATGCAGTAAGTTGTATTCAATGGATATACGTTCAGGATACGACCAGGCCGGAAATTATTTGCAAGAGCACGACCGTTTATCTCGATGCCAATGGTTTTGCAATGATCGTTGCGGATGATGTTGTTTCTTCATTCAGTGACAATTGTGCATTTCGCGATTATTCAGTGAATAGAAATGTATTCACTTGTCTGGATCGCGATGCAACCCAGGTGATGGTCACTGCTAATGATTCTTGCGGGAATTCAAGTTCATGTTTTGCTACCGTTCAAGTATTGGATACCATCGCGCCGATATTAGCATGTCCGTCAGATACCAGTATCATAGCAGCACCCGGAAATTGCAAAGCTTTGTTTTCATTTACAATTACAGCCACCGATCAATGTGATGTGCCTCTGATCAGTCAGACAGACATGAGCGGACTGAGTAGTGGCAGTTTGTTTCCGGAAGGGACCACAACCTTGTCCTATAGAGCTACGGATTCAAAAAGTAATACTTCCAACTGCAGTTTTGAAGTGACCATTATTCCGGACCTGAGTACAGCTCCTCCATTGGCCTGTAAAGGGGCAGTGAATATATCACTGGATGAAAATTGCGAGCTGATCATTACGCCAAGTATGATTTATCTGGGTGGAGATGCCAGTTGTTACGATTTTCTTAGAGTTATACTCTGCGATCCGTATACAAAAGATTCACTGGTCAATTTTATTCCAAAGCATCATTTGGGAAAAAGTATCGTAGCCAAACTGGTTGATACGATTGCAGATAATTCTTGTTGGAGTACAATATATATAGAAGATAAATTAGCTCCGGTAATCGTTTGCCGGACCGATACGGTATATTGCCACAGCTTACACGATAAAGATCACACTCCAATACATTACGATAATTGTACTGCAAGTACCATTCGTTTACTCGATGAGAAATATATAGACCTCAATTGCATTCCGGGGTATTCTAAACTCATAGAACGCAAATGGTTGGCAGTAGATGAATATGGAAATACCAGTGATACCTGTGTTCAACATATATACATCAAAAGGCCTGATCTAAACCTGGTCATTTTCCCGGAGCCATTTGATGTTTATTGTGCAGATACTTTTCCTAAAGATCTCAACGGATTGCCATCACCTGAATTAACTGGCGTACCCACGCTTGATGGAAAATCTATTTGGCCAGCTGATTTTTTCTATTGCAACTATCAGGTAACTTACGCGGATACGGATTTGGGAACAATCCAATGCGTTCGTAAAATAATGAGGGTGTGGACAATCAGAGAATGGTGGTGTCACCAGGAATTTGTTGCATCGCAAATACAGATTATTCAGATCAAAGACGAGACGGGTCCGGAGATCACGCACATGCCATATGGATTTGACGCGACGACGGGCAAGCGGGATTGCAAAGCAAGAGTATTGTTGCCACCGATTGAAGCGGTCGATGCCTGTCACAATGATTTGCGTGTAGATATTGCATACCCGGGAGGAATATTAATTGATCAAAATGGAGGTTGGGTTGAATTACCCAAGGGAGAGGATACAGTTTATTATCGTGTGTACGATGCATGTTACAATGTAACGGAAGTATATATAGTAGTTCATGTGACGGATCACACAGAACCGGTAGCGGTATGCGATCGCAACACCGTAGTTGCCATTACGCACAACGGATACAGCTGGGTGAATGCAGAAGTATTTGACGACGGAAGTTTTGACGAATGTGCATTGCACCATTTTGAAGTAAGGAGAATGGATGTAGATTTTTGTGGGGGAGTCGGCGAAGACGATTGGGGACCGGAAGTAGGATTTTGCTGTGAGGATGTAGGCAAGATGGTGATGGTAGGCTTTAAAGCAATTGATCACAGCGGCAACGAAGCGATCTGCATGGTGAATGTAGAAGTGCAGGACAAAGACAGACCATTGATCAGTTGTCCACCAAACATCACCGTAGATTGTCGATTTGATATAGACCGTGAACATTTGGAAGTATTTGGAAAAGTCGTAACAGAACAAAGTGCGCGAGAAAAGATCGTGATTGATCCGAGATACTGGCATCAAATCGGAGGCCATCCATTGGATGGACTTGCGGAAGATAATTGTCCGCCGGAAGTAATAGAAGAGCAGGATTATGGAGGCTTGAATCAATGCGGATTGGGATACATATACCGTTATTTTACGGCAGTTGATCAGCAGGGAAATCGGAGTCAGTCTTGTTATCAGGTGATCACAGTGACGAATCACAATGTCTTTGATTACAATGATATCACGTGGCCCTATGATTATGAGACGAGCGACATCTGCGATCCGGATCAACTGATACCGGAACGATTGAATGCGCCGTATGACAGACCGAGGACCAACGACGACGAATGCAGCTTGATCGGTATGAGTTATCACGATCACGTGTTGTCGCCGACCATACCGGGCGATCCATGTTTTAAGATCATCAGGGTGTGGAAAGTAATCGACTGGTGCCAGCGTGATCTGAATAACAATGTGTTGATCTGGCAGGATACGCAATATATCAAAGTGTTTAACAGGATAGATCCAACGATCATACGAGTGACGCAGGATACAGTGGTATGCAGTTACGATATCAATTGCCGGCCGATCCCTGTAAGTTTTTCAATTGAAGCAGACGATGATTGCACCGATCCCAAACAGATGTTGTACACGTACAAAATAGATTTGGATAGCGACGGAACGATCGACGTAACGCGGAGCAGCATCGGAGGAAATGTAGCGAGTGGAACATGGAAGCTGGGCAAACACCTGGTGAAGTGGGAAGTAGAAGACCGATGTGGCAATACGGTGAAGGCGAGCTTTACCCTGGATTTACAGAATTGCAAACCACCGGTTGCATATTGTTTAAATGGCTTATCGACGAATTTGGTACCGATGGATCTGGATGGAGACGGGATACCGGATGCAGCCATGGATACGATCTGGGCCAAAGATTTTGATGCGGGCTCGTATCACAATTGCGGATACGGAGTGAAGTTTAGTTTTTCGAGTGATACGAATGAGACCTACCGGATTTACGACTGCGACGACAGAGGCTTGCAGGAAGTGGAGATGTGGGTGACGGATGAAAACGGAAATACATCATTTTGCAGGACGTTCATAGACATCCAGGATAACAGTGGATTTTGTCCACCGACGCTGACGAATGCAAAAGTGGAAGGAGAGATCATGACGGAAGCACAGGACCGGGTAGAAAACGTAGGAGTGGAGTTGGAGAATTCGGGAAGGAATGAGATCATGACGAATTACGATGGAAGATATGCATTTGAGCAACTGCCTTCTGGGACAGCATATGAGTTAAAGCCGAAGAAGACAGACGGATGGTTGAATGGAGTGAGTACGGCAGATATCGTAAAAATACAGCGACATATCCTGGGAATAGAACCCATCACAACAGGCTACCGGATGATAGCTGCGGATGTAAACCGGAGTGGAGAGATCACGGCGAAGGATGTATCGGAGTTGAGGAGATTGATATTGGGAATCACGGGAGAGATAGCGGGCAATACGAGTTGGAGATTTGTGAGCAGCCGACATGTGTTCAACGATGTGAGCAATGCATTAAAGGAATCGATACCGGAGAGTGTAGAGATCAGCAATTTGTATGGAGACATGAAACTGGATTTTTATGCAGTGAAAGTGGGCGATCTGAATGGTACGGCAGCGACGAAAGGATATCAGGGCATACATAGCAGATCGGATCGGATCCTGGAATTGGAGATGGAAGACCGGGAGCTGGAAGCAGGAGAAGAAACAGAGATTGAATTGAAGATTGCCAATGGATCACAGTACGCAGGATTGCAGTTTACGCTGGAATGGTTGAAAGAGAAGATGGAAATCGTTCGAATCGAAGGGAATAAAGAGAGCAGGGTAGGAGAAGACAGCTACGCGACCCATAGTATGATGAATGGAAAATTGCCCTTGAGTTGGAACGGAGAGATGAGCGATGGAATGGAATTGATAAAGCTGAGGGTAAAAGCCAGACAACAGATGAGACTATCGGAAGTAATGCGTTTGGGAGAAAGCATCACAGCAGCGATAAGTGTAGATAAACATGGAGAAGAAGGAAAAGTAGTGTTGAGATACAACGGAACGACCAGTGAGGTGTTTGTGGTAACCCCCAACGAACCCAATCCCTGGAATCGGGAAACCGTGATCGGATTCTTAATACCAAATTCCGGATTGGTTAAATTAACTGTTTATGATGTTGGAGGCAAAGTTCATTTGTTTGAACAATATGAAAAAGCAGGAGGCTATCACGAGATCAGCATTCCTCGCGATAAATTTGGACAGGCGGGGGTTTACTTTTATCAGCTGGATTTCATGAATCAAAGCCAAACCCAAAAGATGCTGATCCTGGATTAA